From the Amycolatopsis thermoflava N1165 genome, one window contains:
- a CDS encoding NUDIX domain-containing protein: MTAPGEHDFRVVSSKDVHIGRVVGLRIDEVAMPGGGTAKREVVEHLGAVAIAAVDDEGAVTLVHQYRHPLGRRIWELPAGLLDHAGEDPVEAARRELAEEAGLAAARWETLVDVAASPGFTDEVVRVFLARDLTAVDRDVHGDEEADLVVHRVPLAEAVRMALSGEIVNGATVGGVLAAHAVVHDGAPSRPSDAPWRDRPTRFADRIS; this comes from the coding sequence TTGACCGCCCCCGGCGAGCACGACTTCCGGGTGGTGTCCAGCAAGGACGTCCACATCGGACGCGTGGTCGGGCTGCGGATCGACGAGGTCGCGATGCCCGGCGGCGGCACCGCCAAGCGCGAGGTGGTGGAGCACCTCGGCGCGGTCGCGATCGCCGCGGTCGACGACGAGGGCGCGGTCACCCTGGTCCACCAGTACCGGCACCCGCTGGGACGGCGGATCTGGGAGCTGCCCGCCGGGCTCCTCGACCACGCCGGGGAGGACCCGGTCGAGGCCGCGCGGCGCGAGCTGGCCGAGGAGGCCGGGCTCGCCGCCGCGCGGTGGGAGACGCTGGTCGACGTGGCCGCCTCGCCCGGGTTCACCGACGAGGTCGTGCGGGTGTTCCTGGCGCGCGACCTGACGGCGGTCGACCGGGACGTCCACGGCGACGAGGAGGCCGACCTGGTGGTGCACCGGGTGCCGCTGGCCGAGGCGGTGCGGATGGCGCTGTCCGGGGAGATCGTCAACGGCGCGACCGTCGGCGGGGTGCTCGCCGCGCACGCGGTCGTCCACGACGGCGCGCCGTCGCGGCCGTCGGACGCGCCGTGGCGGGACCGGCCGACGAGGTTCGCCGATCGCATTTCCTGA
- a CDS encoding TIGR03621 family F420-dependent LLM class oxidoreductase: MTDRRFRFGLVTGQPGPASHWAGLARRAEDLGFDTLLVPDAAGVQASVPALAAVAASSSRLRIGTFVLAAPMHSPGRIAWETATLDQLSEGRFELGLGAGRGDAGGTAELLGVPFGSAGERVRQVGEAIQAVRKLFADGTFRPVQQPTPPIMVAGSGTRLLRLAAQEADIVAVHTSSEEELRERLPVLREAAGARFDELELSVNVFAIGDGPLPEWMRQFGIDPAAARDNTNPAVLTSDTATVVDTLRRRRDEFGVSYVTINAHALEAAIPVVEALAGN; this comes from the coding sequence ATGACCGATCGCCGTTTCCGGTTCGGCCTGGTCACCGGGCAGCCGGGGCCCGCGAGCCACTGGGCGGGCCTGGCCCGTCGCGCCGAGGACCTCGGTTTCGACACGCTACTGGTGCCCGACGCGGCCGGGGTGCAGGCGTCGGTCCCGGCGCTGGCCGCGGTCGCCGCGTCGAGCTCCCGGCTGCGGATCGGCACGTTCGTGCTCGCCGCGCCGATGCACTCCCCCGGCCGCATCGCCTGGGAAACCGCGACGCTCGACCAGCTGTCCGAAGGCCGGTTCGAGCTGGGTCTTGGCGCGGGCCGCGGGGACGCCGGCGGCACGGCGGAGCTGCTGGGCGTGCCCTTCGGCAGCGCGGGCGAGCGGGTGCGGCAGGTGGGCGAGGCGATCCAGGCGGTGCGGAAGCTGTTCGCCGACGGCACGTTCAGGCCCGTGCAGCAGCCCACGCCGCCGATCATGGTGGCGGGCAGCGGGACCCGGTTGCTGCGGCTGGCCGCCCAGGAGGCCGACATCGTGGCGGTGCACACCAGCAGCGAGGAGGAGCTGCGCGAGCGCCTGCCGGTGCTCCGGGAGGCGGCCGGCGCCCGCTTCGACGAGCTGGAGCTGAGCGTGAACGTGTTCGCCATCGGCGACGGCCCGCTCCCGGAGTGGATGCGGCAGTTCGGCATCGACCCGGCGGCGGCCAGGGACAACACGAACCCGGCGGTGCTGACCAGCGACACGGCCACGGTAGTGGACACGCTGCGCCGCCGCCGGGACGAGTTCGGGGTCTCGTACGTGACGATCAACGCCCACGCCCTGGAAGCGGCGATCCCGGTGGTCGAGGCCCTGGCCGGGAACTGA
- a CDS encoding CTP synthase yields the protein MGLQPRTAKYVFVTGGVASSLGKGLTASSLGQLLTSRGLRVTMQKLDPYLNVDPGTMNPFQHGEVFVTEDGAETDLDIGHYERFLDRDLSGSANVTTGQVYSEVIAKERRGEYLGDTVQVIPHITDEIKRRIMAVAESDGTGQQPDVVITEVGGTVGDIESLPFLEACRQVRHEIGRDNCFFLHVSLVPYLAPSGELKTKPTQHSVAALRNIGIQPDALVCRADRDLPEDLKRKIGLMCDVDTEAVIACPDARSIYDIPKVLHREALDAYVVRRLGLPFRDVDWTVWGDLLDRVHNPSETVRVALVGKYIDLPDAYLSVTEALRAGGFAHRAKVEIVWVASDRATTPAGAAAALGDVDGVLVPGGFGVRGIEGKIGAIHYARTRGIPVLGLCLGLQCMVIEAARNLAGIEGANSAEFDDTTEHPVISTMADQKDVVAGERDMGGTMRLGAYPAKLKPGSQVAKAYGSTDVSERHRHRYEVNNAYRKRLSDAGLVFSGTSPDDRLVEFVELPADVHPFFVGTQAHPELKSRPTRPHPLFDAFIDAVVRYRTADRLPVELPEPTVSAH from the coding sequence GTGGGACTTCAGCCGCGGACAGCCAAGTATGTTTTCGTCACGGGGGGCGTCGCCTCCTCCCTGGGCAAGGGCCTGACGGCCTCCAGCCTGGGCCAGCTCCTCACCTCTCGCGGCCTGCGGGTCACGATGCAGAAGCTGGATCCCTACCTCAACGTGGATCCAGGCACCATGAACCCGTTCCAGCACGGCGAGGTGTTCGTCACCGAGGACGGCGCCGAGACCGACCTGGACATCGGCCACTACGAGCGCTTCCTCGACCGGGACCTCTCCGGCTCGGCGAACGTCACGACCGGCCAGGTCTACTCCGAGGTCATCGCCAAGGAGCGCCGGGGTGAGTACCTCGGCGACACCGTGCAGGTCATCCCGCACATCACCGACGAGATCAAGCGCCGCATCATGGCGGTCGCCGAGTCCGACGGGACCGGGCAGCAGCCGGACGTGGTCATCACCGAGGTCGGCGGCACGGTCGGCGACATCGAGTCGCTGCCGTTCCTGGAGGCCTGCCGCCAGGTGCGGCACGAGATCGGCCGGGACAACTGCTTCTTCCTGCACGTGTCGCTGGTGCCCTACCTGGCGCCGTCGGGCGAGCTCAAGACCAAGCCGACGCAGCACTCGGTCGCCGCGCTGCGCAACATCGGCATCCAGCCCGACGCACTGGTGTGCCGGGCCGACCGCGACCTGCCCGAGGACCTCAAGCGCAAGATCGGGCTGATGTGCGACGTGGACACCGAGGCCGTCATCGCCTGCCCGGACGCCCGGTCGATCTACGACATCCCGAAGGTGCTGCACCGCGAGGCGCTGGACGCCTACGTCGTGCGCCGCCTCGGCCTGCCCTTCCGCGACGTCGACTGGACGGTGTGGGGCGACCTGCTCGACCGGGTGCACAACCCGTCCGAGACCGTCCGGGTGGCGCTGGTCGGCAAGTACATCGACCTGCCCGACGCCTACCTGTCGGTCACCGAGGCGCTGCGCGCGGGCGGGTTCGCCCACCGCGCCAAGGTCGAGATCGTGTGGGTCGCCTCCGACCGCGCGACCACCCCGGCCGGCGCGGCCGCCGCGCTGGGCGACGTCGACGGCGTCCTGGTGCCCGGCGGGTTCGGCGTGCGCGGCATCGAGGGCAAGATCGGCGCGATCCACTACGCCCGCACCCGCGGCATCCCGGTGCTCGGGCTGTGCCTCGGCCTGCAGTGCATGGTCATCGAGGCGGCCCGCAACCTGGCCGGCATCGAGGGCGCGAACTCGGCCGAGTTCGACGACACCACCGAGCACCCGGTGATCTCCACGATGGCCGACCAGAAGGACGTCGTCGCCGGCGAGCGCGACATGGGCGGCACGATGCGGCTGGGCGCCTACCCGGCCAAGCTCAAGCCCGGCTCGCAGGTCGCGAAGGCCTACGGCAGCACCGACGTGTCCGAGCGGCACCGGCACCGCTACGAGGTCAACAACGCCTACCGCAAGCGGCTGTCCGACGCCGGGCTGGTCTTCTCCGGCACCTCGCCGGACGACCGCCTGGTCGAGTTCGTCGAGCTGCCCGCCGACGTGCACCCGTTCTTCGTGGGCACCCAGGCGCACCCGGAGCTCAAGAGCCGCCCGACCCGGCCGCACCCGCTGTTCGACGCGTTCATCGACGCCGTCGTCCGGTACCGCACGGCGGACCGGCTGCCGGTCGAGCTGCCCGAGCCCACCGTGAGCGCGCATTGA
- a CDS encoding LLM class flavin-dependent oxidoreductase, producing the protein MHFGLGLPIGSPEQLTDWARRADDGPFRTLGLLDRIVYDNPEPLVTLAVLAGATTRVRLQTEVLLAPLREPALLAKQAATLDRLSGGRFTLGLGVGGRADDHQATGTDPRQRGRILDEQMTRMRRIWSGAEGIGPSPATPGGPEVLFGAFADPALQRIARHGDGFLCAAPPQWAGDLFAKVERFWTDAGRDGRPRMVAQVNVALESDVDEARTAILDYYGFTGDWARQTAERMLTTPEQVREAAKHFADLGADELMLYCWGTDPGQVDRLADVVS; encoded by the coding sequence ATGCATTTCGGTCTCGGCCTGCCCATCGGCAGCCCCGAACAGCTCACCGACTGGGCCCGGCGCGCCGACGACGGCCCGTTCCGCACCCTCGGCCTGCTCGACCGGATCGTCTACGACAACCCCGAGCCGCTGGTCACCCTCGCCGTGCTCGCCGGCGCCACCACCCGCGTCCGCCTGCAGACCGAGGTCCTGCTGGCGCCGCTGCGTGAACCCGCCCTGCTCGCCAAGCAGGCCGCCACCCTGGACCGGCTCTCCGGCGGCCGCTTCACCCTCGGCCTCGGGGTCGGCGGCCGCGCCGACGACCACCAGGCCACCGGCACCGACCCGCGTCAGCGTGGCCGGATCCTCGACGAGCAGATGACCCGCATGCGGCGGATCTGGTCCGGCGCCGAAGGGATCGGGCCGTCCCCGGCCACTCCCGGCGGTCCCGAGGTCCTGTTCGGCGCCTTCGCCGACCCCGCCCTGCAGCGGATCGCCCGGCACGGCGACGGGTTCCTGTGCGCCGCGCCCCCGCAGTGGGCCGGCGACCTGTTCGCCAAGGTCGAGCGGTTCTGGACCGACGCGGGCCGCGACGGCCGCCCGCGCATGGTCGCCCAGGTCAACGTCGCACTCGAGTCCGATGTGGACGAAGCGCGCACCGCGATCCTGGACTACTACGGCTTCACCGGTGACTGGGCGCGGCAGACCGCCGAGCGCATGCTCACCACGCCGGAGCAGGTCCGCGAAGCCGCCAAGCACTTCGCGGACCTCGGCGCCGACGAGCTGATGCTCTACTGCTGGGGCACCGACCCGGGCCAGGTCGACCGTCTGGCCGACGTGGTCAGCTGA
- the xerD gene encoding site-specific tyrosine recombinase XerD, with protein sequence MVTAYLDHLAVERGTARNTLDSYARDLRRYLRYLERAGVRDFRRVTESDVTGFGAALREGDEVHPPLAASSAARALVAVRGLHRFAHLDGLTEDDPAREVRPPAPAKRLPKALPVDDVLRLLAMPPAEGERPLRDRALLELLYSTGARISEAVGLDLDDVDREERTVLLDGKGGKQRLVPIGRPAVEALEAYLVRARPVLALRGRGTAALFLNARGTRLSRQSAWQVLKTNAERAGISTGVSPHTLRHSFATHLLEGGADVRVVQELLGHASVTTTQVYTLVTMNTLREVYATAHPRALG encoded by the coding sequence GTGGTCACGGCCTATCTCGATCATCTCGCCGTGGAGCGCGGGACGGCACGCAACACCCTGGACAGCTACGCCCGCGACCTGCGCCGGTACCTGCGGTACCTGGAGCGGGCCGGGGTGCGGGACTTCCGGCGCGTCACCGAATCCGACGTGACCGGGTTCGGCGCGGCGCTGCGCGAGGGCGACGAGGTGCACCCGCCGCTGGCCGCGTCCTCGGCGGCGCGGGCGCTGGTCGCGGTGCGCGGGCTGCACCGCTTCGCGCACCTCGACGGGCTGACCGAGGACGACCCGGCCCGCGAGGTGCGGCCCCCGGCGCCGGCGAAGCGGCTGCCCAAGGCGCTGCCGGTGGACGACGTGCTGCGGCTGCTGGCGATGCCGCCCGCCGAGGGGGAGCGGCCGCTGCGCGACCGGGCGCTGCTGGAGCTGCTGTACTCCACCGGGGCCCGGATCTCCGAGGCCGTCGGGCTCGACCTCGACGACGTCGACCGCGAGGAGCGCACTGTCCTGCTCGACGGCAAGGGCGGCAAGCAGCGGCTGGTGCCGATCGGCCGTCCCGCGGTCGAGGCGCTGGAGGCCTACCTGGTGCGCGCTCGCCCGGTGCTGGCGCTGCGCGGCCGCGGCACCGCGGCGCTGTTCCTCAACGCCAGGGGGACCCGGCTGTCCCGGCAGAGCGCGTGGCAGGTCCTCAAGACCAACGCCGAGCGCGCCGGAATCTCCACCGGCGTGTCGCCGCACACGCTGCGTCACAGTTTCGCGACCCACCTGCTGGAGGGCGGAGCGGACGTCCGGGTGGTCCAAGAGCTGCTAGGCCACGCTTCGGTGACCACGACACAGGTCTACACCCTGGTCACGATGAACACTCTGCGTGAGGTATATGCTACGGCCCATCCTCGGGCGCTGGGTTGA
- the aroA gene encoding 3-phosphoshikimate 1-carboxyvinyltransferase, with product MTQPPASQPTWTAPVAPGPLDATVRVPGSKSITNRAFVLAALAGEPTLVRAPLDSRDARLMLGALESLGGGWERRGDDVLVRPLAHGSTEPANVVLGNAGTVARFTPALAGLGSAPVTFDGDEAIRRRPIAPLLAALREAGADIDDEGRGAPPFTVRGHGGLPGGKVDLDSSASSQFLSALLLAGPAFQAGVTVRLTGGTPPSEPHIAMTLDMLRRFGASPERDGQEFHVGPARLSCPDFTVEPDLSTAAPFVVAAAAAGGTVRIPGWPEYSTQPGDWLRSLMTELGQRVELTPEGLTVTGTGEIPGARLDLHEVGELTPVIAALLCFADGPSVISGVAHLRGHETDRLAALATELSALGAGVTETADGLAITPAPMHGGVFHTYEDHRLVMAGAVLGLRVPGVEVEDPATVGKTFPGFTTAWAGMLS from the coding sequence GTGACCCAGCCCCCCGCTTCCCAGCCCACCTGGACCGCGCCGGTCGCGCCCGGCCCGCTCGACGCGACGGTGCGCGTCCCCGGCTCCAAGTCGATCACCAACCGGGCGTTCGTGCTGGCCGCGCTGGCCGGTGAGCCGACCCTGGTCCGCGCCCCGCTGGACTCCCGGGACGCCCGGCTCATGCTGGGCGCGCTGGAGTCGCTGGGCGGCGGCTGGGAGCGGCGCGGCGACGACGTGCTGGTCCGCCCGCTCGCCCACGGCTCGACCGAACCGGCGAACGTGGTGCTGGGCAACGCGGGCACGGTCGCGCGGTTCACGCCCGCGCTGGCCGGGCTGGGGTCGGCGCCGGTGACCTTCGACGGGGACGAGGCCATCCGCCGCCGCCCGATCGCGCCGCTGCTGGCCGCGCTGCGCGAGGCGGGCGCGGACATCGACGACGAGGGCCGGGGCGCGCCGCCGTTCACCGTCCGCGGGCACGGCGGCCTGCCCGGTGGGAAGGTCGACCTGGACTCCAGCGCCTCCAGCCAGTTCCTGTCGGCGCTGCTGCTCGCCGGTCCCGCGTTCCAGGCCGGGGTGACGGTTCGGCTGACCGGCGGCACCCCGCCGAGCGAGCCGCACATCGCGATGACGCTGGACATGCTGCGCCGGTTCGGCGCGTCCCCGGAGCGGGACGGGCAGGAGTTCCACGTCGGCCCGGCACGGCTGTCCTGCCCGGACTTCACGGTCGAGCCGGACCTGTCCACGGCGGCGCCGTTCGTGGTGGCCGCGGCGGCCGCGGGCGGCACGGTGCGCATCCCGGGCTGGCCGGAGTACTCCACCCAGCCGGGTGACTGGCTGCGCAGCCTGATGACCGAGCTGGGCCAGCGCGTGGAGCTCACCCCGGAGGGGCTGACCGTCACCGGAACGGGCGAAATCCCGGGCGCGCGGCTCGACCTGCACGAGGTGGGTGAGCTGACCCCGGTGATCGCCGCGCTGCTGTGCTTCGCCGACGGGCCGTCGGTCATCTCCGGCGTCGCGCACCTGCGCGGGCACGAGACCGACCGGCTGGCCGCGCTGGCGACCGAGCTGTCCGCGCTGGGCGCCGGGGTGACCGAGACCGCGGACGGCCTGGCGATCACCCCGGCCCCGATGCACGGCGGCGTCTTCCACACCTACGAGGACCACCGGCTGGTGATGGCCGGCGCGGTGCTCGGCCTGCGGGTGCCGGGCGTGGAGGTCGAGGACCCGGCGACGGTCGGCAAGACCTTCCCCGGGTTCACCACCGCCTGGGCGGGGATGCTCAGCTGA